Proteins encoded together in one Deinococcus hopiensis KR-140 window:
- the aroA gene encoding 3-phosphoshikimate 1-carboxyvinyltransferase, translated as MSADGLPERFDVLVHPAPELRGELRAQPSKNYTTRFLLAAALADGETRVVGAATSEDARALLRCLQDWGAGIAHVESDVVVRGFGARPREGVTLNPGNAGAVARFLMGVAALTTGTTFVTDYAESLGKRPQGDLLEALERLGARVTSEGGRLPVTVSGPVRGGRANVSAERSSQYASALMFLAPLLPDGLDLRLTGDIKSHAPLRQTLATLAAFGVQATASEDLSRVTIPGGQTYRPGRVLVPGDYPGSAAILAAAALRPGEVTLTNLREGDLQGERESVDVLREMGADIVREGDRVMVRGGRPLRAVTRDGDGFTDAVQALTAAASGARGTTTWENVATLRLKECDRISDTRRELERLGLSAAETADSLSVTGVDRIAGGVTADGHGDHRMIMLLTLLGLKAEAPIRITGAHHIRKSYPMFFRHLEQLGAHFEYLETDAR; from the coding sequence ATGAGTGCTGACGGTCTGCCCGAGCGGTTCGATGTCCTGGTTCATCCCGCCCCTGAACTCCGGGGCGAACTGCGCGCGCAGCCCAGCAAGAACTACACCACCCGCTTCCTGCTCGCAGCGGCCCTGGCCGATGGCGAAACCCGCGTGGTAGGCGCGGCCACCAGCGAGGACGCCCGCGCCCTGCTGCGCTGCTTGCAGGACTGGGGCGCGGGCATAGCGCATGTGGAAAGCGACGTGGTGGTGCGTGGCTTCGGAGCCCGGCCCCGGGAAGGCGTGACCCTCAACCCAGGCAATGCCGGAGCGGTGGCCCGCTTCCTGATGGGCGTGGCGGCGCTGACCACGGGCACCACCTTCGTGACCGACTACGCCGAGTCGCTGGGCAAGCGGCCCCAGGGAGACCTGCTGGAGGCCCTCGAACGGCTGGGCGCGCGGGTGACGAGCGAAGGTGGCCGGCTGCCGGTCACGGTCAGCGGCCCAGTGCGGGGTGGACGGGCGAACGTCTCTGCCGAGCGGTCCAGCCAGTACGCCTCCGCGCTGATGTTTCTCGCCCCGCTGCTGCCAGACGGCCTGGACCTGCGCCTGACGGGCGACATCAAGAGCCACGCGCCGCTGCGTCAGACGCTGGCGACGTTGGCGGCCTTCGGGGTGCAGGCCACGGCGAGCGAGGACCTCTCCCGCGTCACCATCCCCGGCGGACAGACATACCGCCCCGGACGGGTCCTCGTGCCGGGCGACTACCCAGGCAGCGCGGCGATCCTTGCGGCAGCGGCCCTGCGCCCCGGGGAAGTCACGCTGACCAACCTCCGCGAAGGTGACCTGCAGGGCGAGCGCGAGTCGGTGGACGTGCTGCGCGAAATGGGTGCCGATATTGTGCGCGAGGGTGACCGGGTAATGGTGCGGGGCGGGCGGCCCCTGCGGGCGGTGACGCGCGACGGCGACGGCTTCACGGACGCGGTGCAGGCGCTGACCGCCGCCGCTTCGGGAGCCCGGGGAACGACCACCTGGGAAAACGTCGCCACGCTGCGACTCAAGGAATGTGACCGCATCAGCGACACCCGCCGCGAGTTGGAGCGGCTGGGCCTGAGCGCCGCGGAGACGGCCGACAGCCTCAGCGTCACGGGCGTGGACCGCATCGCCGGGGGCGTGACCGCCGATGGGCACGGCGACCACCGCATGATCATGCTGCTCACCTTGCTGGGATTGAAAGCCGAGGCCCCCATCCGCATCACAGGCGCGCACCACATCCGCAAAAGCTACCCGATGTTTTTTCGCCACCTCGAACAGCTGGGCGCGCATTTCGAGTACCTGGAAACGGACGCGCGGTAG
- a CDS encoding trans-sulfuration enzyme family protein: MSTSDYDLTTLAARSGEEARPNGSVPLVEPLYQSTVYAYPDLDALERAMSGEEPSSFYYRNGTPNAATLERALATLEGTDAALAAGSGMAAISAALLGVLRAGDHVVADARVYGVSYALLAEEFPRLGITTTFVDACNPAEVEAAFRPETRVLHVESLTNPLMTVPDVPRLAELAHARGSVLSVDNTFASPAVFRPALHGADLVTHSISKYLSGHSNAFGGVACGRADLIASARTRLLRLGGTMSAFDAWMTVQGLKTLGLRMRAHSGNAQAVADVLANHPRVRAVYHPGLADHAQFKRAAELYPNGFGGMLSADIDDAPAFVRALAGRIPLAPSLADVVTTLSWPWGTSHRALPETERRRLGITPNLLRVSVGIEDISDLLTDIEGALEG; the protein is encoded by the coding sequence ATGTCCACCTCCGACTACGATCTGACCACGCTGGCCGCCCGCTCGGGCGAGGAAGCGCGTCCCAACGGCAGCGTGCCGCTGGTGGAACCCCTGTACCAGTCCACCGTGTACGCCTATCCCGATCTGGACGCCCTGGAACGTGCCATGAGCGGCGAGGAGCCCAGCAGCTTTTACTACCGTAACGGCACGCCCAATGCGGCCACCCTGGAGCGCGCCCTCGCCACGCTGGAAGGCACTGACGCGGCCCTGGCTGCCGGAAGCGGGATGGCCGCCATCAGCGCCGCGCTGCTCGGTGTGCTGCGGGCCGGTGATCACGTGGTGGCCGATGCCCGCGTCTACGGCGTGTCTTACGCCCTGCTCGCAGAAGAGTTTCCCCGTCTGGGCATCACTACCACCTTCGTGGACGCCTGCAACCCCGCCGAGGTAGAAGCGGCCTTTCGGCCCGAAACGCGTGTGTTGCACGTCGAAAGCCTGACCAACCCACTCATGACCGTGCCCGACGTGCCCCGCCTGGCCGAACTCGCCCACGCGCGCGGCTCGGTGCTGAGCGTGGACAACACCTTCGCGAGCCCCGCTGTGTTTCGCCCGGCGCTGCATGGGGCCGATCTGGTAACGCACTCCATCAGCAAATACCTCAGCGGACACAGCAACGCGTTTGGCGGTGTGGCCTGCGGGCGCGCGGACCTGATTGCCTCGGCCCGGACCCGCCTGCTGCGGCTGGGCGGAACCATGAGCGCCTTTGACGCGTGGATGACGGTGCAGGGCCTCAAGACGCTGGGCCTGCGGATGCGGGCCCACTCCGGTAACGCGCAGGCTGTGGCCGACGTGCTGGCAAATCACCCGCGCGTACGGGCCGTATACCACCCCGGTCTGGCGGACCACGCACAGTTCAAGCGGGCCGCCGAACTCTATCCGAATGGTTTCGGCGGGATGCTCAGCGCTGACATCGACGATGCCCCCGCCTTTGTCCGTGCGCTGGCGGGCCGCATTCCCCTCGCGCCCAGCCTCGCCGACGTGGTGACCACCCTCTCCTGGCCATGGGGCACCTCGCACCGTGCCTTGCCGGAGACCGAGCGCCGCCGCCTGGGCATCACGCCGAACCTGCTGCGGGTGTCGGTGGGCATCGAGGACATTTCGGACCTGCTCACGGACATCGAGGGAGCGCTGGAGGGCTGA
- a CDS encoding glycoside hydrolase family 2 TIM barrel-domain containing protein codes for MNTYPAHPRPQLQREGWRSLDGAWQFAYDDAAQWRTPAEVAFDRKIVVPYPPESVRSRIHDEGFHPVVWYARRVTLDPAERTGRVLVHFGAVDYAARVWANGVPVATHEGGHTPFTADITETIGEEGVVDLVVRAEDDPHDLTQPRGKQDWQREPHIIWYPRTTGIWQTVWLESVPETRLDTLRWTPHLDQWELSLDVRVSGPLKAGLRLRVTLFAEDRELAEDTYKLTARDITRRIAIPDPGIDDARNDLLWSPEHPQLLQATVELLDGDAVVDRVVSYTALRSVATDGQRFLLNGQPYFLKMVLDQGYWPESLMTATDEELRRDVELTKRLGFNGARKHQKIEDPRWLYWCDVLGLLVWEEMPSPYRFTPEGVERLTREWTEAIRRDRSHPCIVAWVPFNESWGVPDLPSNGAHRDYVRALYHLTKTLDPTRPVIGNDGWEHVATDLLGIHDYAHVPEVLRERYGSFGALAGVLTQPWGRQLLLDGFTAEGKPAILSEFGGIAYSVEDQRGWGYHRAADSGAFLELYEGLLGAVHDCDALAGFCYTQLTDTFQEKNGLLTEDREPKADLPRLALAARGPRQAWEIDRDPEPHPLGYADRWRKRQGAAQPETAQ; via the coding sequence ATGAACACGTATCCCGCACACCCCCGGCCTCAACTTCAGCGCGAAGGCTGGCGCAGCCTCGACGGCGCGTGGCAGTTTGCCTACGACGACGCGGCCCAGTGGCGCACTCCGGCGGAGGTGGCCTTTGACCGGAAGATCGTGGTGCCCTATCCCCCTGAGAGCGTGAGAAGCCGGATTCACGATGAGGGCTTTCATCCGGTGGTGTGGTATGCCCGCCGGGTAACGCTGGACCCCGCGGAACGGACAGGGCGGGTACTCGTGCATTTCGGGGCGGTGGATTACGCGGCGCGGGTGTGGGCCAACGGCGTGCCCGTTGCCACGCACGAGGGTGGGCACACGCCCTTTACGGCCGACATCACGGAAACCATCGGGGAGGAAGGTGTGGTGGACCTGGTGGTGCGGGCCGAGGACGATCCCCACGACCTGACGCAGCCGCGCGGCAAGCAGGACTGGCAGCGCGAGCCGCACATCATCTGGTATCCGCGCACCACGGGCATCTGGCAGACAGTGTGGCTCGAAAGTGTGCCCGAGACCCGTCTGGACACCCTGCGCTGGACGCCGCACCTGGACCAGTGGGAGCTGAGCCTGGACGTGCGGGTCAGTGGGCCCCTCAAAGCCGGGCTTCGCCTGCGCGTCACCCTGTTTGCCGAAGACCGCGAACTGGCGGAAGACACCTACAAGCTCACTGCCCGCGACATCACCCGCCGCATCGCCATTCCAGACCCCGGCATCGACGACGCGCGCAACGACCTGCTCTGGAGCCCCGAGCATCCTCAGCTGCTGCAGGCCACGGTAGAACTGCTCGACGGAGACGCAGTGGTAGACCGGGTGGTGAGCTACACGGCGCTGCGCTCGGTCGCGACCGACGGACAGCGCTTCTTGCTCAATGGCCAGCCGTATTTCCTGAAGATGGTGCTGGACCAGGGCTACTGGCCCGAGTCGCTGATGACCGCCACCGACGAGGAGCTGCGCCGCGACGTGGAACTCACCAAGCGGCTGGGCTTCAACGGCGCCAGAAAACACCAGAAGATCGAGGACCCCCGCTGGCTGTACTGGTGCGACGTGCTGGGCCTGCTCGTGTGGGAGGAGATGCCCAGCCCCTACCGCTTTACCCCCGAAGGCGTGGAGCGCCTGACCCGGGAGTGGACCGAGGCCATCCGGCGCGACCGCTCGCACCCGTGCATCGTCGCGTGGGTGCCCTTCAACGAGTCGTGGGGCGTGCCGGACCTGCCGTCCAACGGGGCGCACCGCGACTACGTGCGGGCGCTGTACCACCTCACCAAGACGCTGGACCCGACCCGCCCGGTGATCGGCAACGACGGCTGGGAACACGTGGCGACCGACCTGCTGGGCATCCACGACTACGCCCACGTGCCCGAGGTGCTGCGCGAACGCTACGGCAGCTTCGGGGCGCTGGCGGGCGTGCTGACGCAGCCCTGGGGACGACAACTGCTGCTCGACGGTTTCACGGCAGAGGGCAAGCCCGCCATCCTCAGCGAGTTCGGTGGGATTGCCTACAGCGTCGAGGACCAGCGCGGCTGGGGCTACCACCGCGCCGCCGACAGTGGGGCCTTCCTGGAGTTGTATGAGGGCCTCCTTGGGGCGGTCCACGACTGCGACGCGCTGGCGGGCTTTTGCTACACCCAGCTCACGGATACCTTTCAGGAGAAGAACGGCCTGCTGACCGAGGACCGCGAGCCCAAAGCGGACCTGCCCCGCCTCGCCCTCGCCGCGCGTGGCCCCCGGCAGGCGTGGGAAATCGACCGCGATCCCGAGCCCCACCCCCTGGGTTACGCGGACCGCTGGCGCAAGCGCCAGGGAGCGGCCCAGCCGGAAACAGCCCAGTGA
- a CDS encoding PQQ-dependent sugar dehydrogenase yields MLQKVWFVLGALTFMGSAGALAPKLQAPRGFQASVFAEGFQQPRFMAVAPNGDVFVSDPQAGTVTALPDSDGNGKADGRAVFASGLNRPHGLAFHGGFLYVANTDGVVRYAYKSGQRQASGAAQKVVDLPAGGGHWTRTVEFGPDGRMYVAAGSTCNVCEEADPRRAAVWVYGADGKNGKPYATGLRNPVGLEWFGGTLYATNNGRDQLGDDLPPEGFYKLKAGGFYGWPYCYTVKASQPQVWDRDFGKKSAATCTSATPAFALATGHSAPLGLAFSTGKAFPTAYRNQMFVALHGSWNRSEKSGYKVVTVNPKTGEVRDFLTGFLRGGEVLGRPVDLVVARDGSLLLTDDGGGRIWRIAYKGSERSVSEKR; encoded by the coding sequence ATGCTGCAAAAAGTGTGGTTCGTTCTCGGGGCCCTGACGTTCATGGGAAGTGCAGGCGCGCTGGCCCCAAAGCTTCAGGCGCCCAGGGGCTTTCAGGCGTCCGTATTCGCCGAAGGTTTTCAGCAACCGCGTTTTATGGCGGTGGCCCCGAATGGTGACGTGTTCGTCAGTGATCCCCAGGCCGGAACGGTGACGGCGCTGCCGGACAGCGATGGCAACGGGAAGGCGGACGGCAGGGCAGTTTTTGCCTCGGGCCTCAACCGTCCGCACGGGCTGGCCTTCCACGGCGGCTTCCTGTACGTTGCCAACACCGACGGCGTGGTGCGCTACGCCTACAAGTCCGGGCAGCGTCAGGCGAGCGGTGCGGCGCAGAAGGTGGTGGACCTGCCCGCAGGCGGCGGGCACTGGACCCGTACTGTGGAATTCGGCCCCGACGGCCGGATGTACGTGGCGGCGGGCAGCACCTGCAACGTCTGTGAGGAGGCGGACCCGCGCCGCGCCGCCGTGTGGGTCTACGGTGCAGACGGCAAGAACGGCAAACCCTATGCCACCGGCCTGCGAAACCCGGTGGGCTTGGAGTGGTTCGGCGGCACCCTGTACGCCACCAACAACGGGCGTGATCAACTGGGCGACGATCTGCCGCCCGAGGGCTTCTACAAACTGAAGGCGGGCGGCTTCTACGGCTGGCCCTACTGCTACACGGTGAAGGCCAGTCAGCCGCAGGTGTGGGACAGGGACTTTGGCAAGAAGAGTGCGGCCACCTGCACATCCGCCACCCCCGCCTTCGCCCTGGCCACCGGCCACTCCGCGCCGCTGGGCCTGGCCTTCTCCACGGGCAAGGCGTTTCCCACGGCTTACCGCAACCAAATGTTCGTGGCCCTGCACGGCTCCTGGAACCGCAGCGAGAAGAGCGGCTACAAGGTGGTGACGGTGAATCCGAAGACGGGTGAGGTGCGCGACTTCCTAACCGGCTTTCTGCGCGGGGGCGAGGTGCTGGGCCGCCCGGTGGACCTCGTGGTGGCGCGAGACGGCTCGCTGCTGCTCACCGACGACGGCGGGGGGCGCATCTGGCGAATTGCGTACAAGGGGAGCGAGCGGTCCGTTTCAGAAAAACGTTGA
- a CDS encoding BMP family lipoprotein yields the protein MRRVSLALLVAAPLLTLCTAQAASFTVGLAFDLGGRNDQGFNQAAYEGARRAVDETGGSVQTYEPKTLAEVGKGISGLADRGASVVIGIGFANNDAVSAAASGHKDTRFVTVDDLPKGDNTVGLRFREQEGSFLAGYLAGKQSATGRLGFIGGVDIPVINRFRAGFVAGAKFACPSCKVTVAFVDTSSQGFNNAKKATQIAAGMMKSGVDVIYAAAGASGQGLVEQVRTQPCLKASALPAGIKFRSNAFSGVPRSAAEQKVCAGDSRPTFYIGVDVNQNGLGDFDKNPTTLNHGLTSVLKRVDNAVYSVVKEVAEGRPWRAGDRSFGLSNGGIALAVDQYNRALIPDTMQANLDTVEKLIVSGTLKVPAK from the coding sequence ATGCGCCGAGTTTCCCTTGCTTTGCTGGTAGCCGCTCCGCTCCTCACGCTCTGCACCGCACAGGCGGCGTCCTTTACGGTGGGGCTGGCCTTTGACCTGGGGGGGCGCAACGATCAGGGCTTCAACCAGGCGGCCTACGAGGGAGCGCGGCGGGCCGTGGACGAGACGGGCGGTTCGGTCCAGACCTACGAGCCCAAAACGCTCGCAGAAGTGGGCAAGGGCATCTCCGGGCTGGCCGACCGGGGTGCCAGCGTGGTGATCGGCATCGGGTTTGCGAACAACGACGCCGTGTCGGCAGCGGCCAGCGGCCACAAGGACACCCGCTTCGTCACGGTGGACGACCTGCCCAAGGGTGACAACACGGTGGGGCTGCGCTTCCGCGAGCAGGAAGGCAGCTTCCTGGCCGGCTACCTGGCGGGCAAACAGAGCGCGACGGGCCGCCTCGGGTTTATCGGTGGGGTCGACATTCCGGTGATCAACCGCTTCCGCGCTGGATTTGTTGCTGGGGCCAAGTTCGCCTGCCCCAGTTGCAAGGTCACGGTTGCGTTCGTGGACACCAGCAGCCAGGGCTTCAACAACGCCAAGAAGGCCACCCAGATCGCGGCGGGCATGATGAAGAGCGGTGTGGACGTGATCTACGCGGCGGCTGGGGCCAGTGGCCAGGGGCTGGTCGAGCAGGTCCGGACCCAGCCCTGCCTCAAGGCGAGCGCGCTGCCCGCGGGCATCAAGTTCCGGTCCAACGCCTTTTCGGGCGTGCCGCGCAGCGCTGCCGAGCAAAAGGTCTGCGCGGGCGACTCGCGCCCCACCTTCTATATCGGCGTGGACGTGAACCAGAACGGACTGGGGGACTTCGACAAGAATCCGACGACGCTCAACCACGGCCTGACCTCGGTCTTGAAGCGCGTGGACAACGCGGTGTATTCCGTCGTGAAGGAAGTCGCCGAGGGGCGGCCCTGGCGAGCGGGCGACCGCTCCTTCGGCCTGAGCAACGGCGGCATCGCGCTGGCCGTGGACCAGTACAACCGGGCCCTGATTCCGGACACCATGCAGGCCAACCTGGACACGGTAGAGAAGCTGATCGTCAGCGGGACGCTGAAGGTGCCGGCGAAGTAA
- a CDS encoding nitroreductase family protein: MLPRVTTSLPVRPARTPEEVRAFYDAHRTVRRYVTREDGSPLPLPPEHLEAILHAAQRAPTDATAQLYSLIRLTHPEVRARAAELTNNAHIATASEALTVCLDVRRTGQILGATGNHVGHWPAVAVHFGIGDAVMAGQNLLTAAEMLGYQGCWIGGVLNGLGGLLDLLELPQGVLPFAALTIGTPAEQPPLRPRVPRPLVVHEDRYRDGTPEELREAVELMNPIAARRDHPGDWARLLRAYWAPGGSMEGREPHLVAALKRQGLWAGEE; this comes from the coding sequence ATGCTGCCCCGCGTGACCACCTCGCTCCCGGTTCGTCCTGCCCGCACGCCCGAGGAAGTGCGGGCCTTCTACGACGCCCACCGCACCGTCCGCCGCTACGTAACGCGTGAGGACGGCTCCCCGCTGCCCCTGCCTCCGGAGCATCTGGAAGCCATTCTGCACGCCGCCCAGCGGGCCCCTACCGACGCCACCGCACAACTCTATTCCCTGATTCGCCTCACGCACCCGGAGGTTCGCGCCCGCGCCGCTGAACTGACGAACAACGCCCATATCGCCACCGCGTCCGAGGCCCTCACCGTCTGCCTGGATGTGCGGCGCACCGGGCAAATTCTGGGAGCCACCGGAAACCACGTGGGCCACTGGCCCGCTGTTGCCGTGCATTTCGGCATTGGCGACGCGGTGATGGCTGGGCAGAACCTGCTGACCGCCGCTGAGATGCTGGGGTACCAGGGCTGCTGGATCGGTGGGGTCCTGAACGGGCTCGGCGGCCTGTTGGATCTGCTGGAGCTTCCCCAGGGCGTACTGCCCTTTGCCGCGCTGACCATCGGCACGCCCGCCGAGCAGCCGCCCCTGCGCCCGCGCGTGCCCCGGCCCCTCGTTGTCCACGAGGACCGCTACCGTGACGGCACGCCCGAAGAGCTGCGGGAGGCGGTGGAGCTGATGAACCCCATCGCCGCGCGGCGGGACCACCCGGGCGACTGGGCGCGGCTCCTGCGCGCGTACTGGGCTCCGGGCGGCAGCATGGAGGGCCGCGAGCCGCATCTGGTTGCGGCGCTGAAACGGCAGGGCCTGTGGGCAGGCGAGGAGTAG
- a CDS encoding SDR family NAD(P)-dependent oxidoreductase encodes MHPRILDIEEPGAIQRFTAEQLRAFPALNVVIHNAGIVRGENLRAGPLEVAEATIATNLLGPIRLNAALLPHLLTQPRGTVLAVSSGIAFAPKAGNPGYGATKAAIHPYTQALRHQLRDTQVQVIELIPPFVQTELQGPAQATNPHALALADYIRETVEILSSTPDVTEVIVERVKPQRCAEARGEYGTVFQQYSERAAITKL; translated from the coding sequence GTGCATCCCCGGATCCTCGACATCGAGGAACCGGGCGCCATCCAGCGTTTTACGGCGGAGCAGCTGCGCGCCTTTCCGGCGCTGAACGTTGTGATCCACAACGCGGGCATCGTGCGCGGCGAGAACCTGCGGGCCGGCCCGCTGGAGGTGGCTGAAGCGACGATCGCCACCAATCTGCTGGGGCCCATTCGCCTGAACGCCGCGTTGCTGCCGCACCTGCTGACCCAGCCGCGGGGCACCGTGTTGGCCGTCTCCTCGGGCATCGCCTTCGCGCCCAAGGCGGGTAACCCGGGCTACGGGGCCACAAAGGCGGCCATTCACCCGTACACCCAGGCGCTGCGCCACCAGTTGCGGGACACCCAGGTGCAGGTGATCGAACTGATTCCGCCCTTCGTGCAGACGGAGCTTCAGGGCCCGGCGCAGGCTACTAACCCGCATGCCCTGGCGCTGGCGGACTACATCCGCGAAACGGTGGAGATTCTGTCCAGCACTCCGGACGTGACCGAGGTGATCGTCGAACGCGTCAAGCCCCAGCGCTGCGCCGAGGCGCGGGGCGAGTACGGCACCGTTTTCCAGCAGTACAGCGAACGGGCGGCGATCACCAAGCTCTGA